The Pseudomonadota bacterium genome includes a window with the following:
- a CDS encoding polysaccharide export protein: MQKFITSMILIVRVALIVATCGSCSPMRAAVPLPEAGPYRLDSGDRLRVVVFGQEDMSGEYTVDGSGFISMPLINQVQARGRTVTDLEKEIAQGLESGNLLVDPSISVQVAQFRPFFILGEVRQPGQFPYVEGMTVLTAVAIAGGFTYRAETDYYTITRTVEGKTVEARGENTTVVQPGDVILVSERYF, encoded by the coding sequence ATGCAAAAATTCATCACGTCCATGATCCTTATTGTGCGCGTCGCTCTGATCGTTGCTACCTGTGGATCGTGTTCGCCCATGCGCGCGGCGGTGCCGCTTCCCGAGGCGGGGCCGTATCGTCTGGATAGCGGCGATCGGCTGCGCGTCGTGGTGTTCGGCCAAGAGGATATGTCCGGCGAGTACACTGTCGATGGCAGCGGCTTCATCTCGATGCCGCTCATCAATCAGGTGCAGGCGCGTGGCCGCACCGTGACGGATCTCGAGAAAGAGATCGCGCAGGGGCTAGAATCGGGCAATCTGCTCGTCGACCCTAGCATCTCGGTGCAGGTGGCGCAGTTCCGACCATTCTTCATCCTGGGGGAGGTTCGCCAGCCGGGGCAGTTTCCATACGTAGAAGGAATGACAGTGCTCACCGCCGTGGCGATAGCTGGCGGTTTCACCTATCGCGCCGAAACTGATTACTACACAATTACACGTACAGTTGAGGGAAAAACCGTTGAGGCGCGCGGAGAAAACACCACGGTCGTCCAGCCAGGCGACGTGATTCTGGTAAGCGAACGCTACTTCTGA
- a CDS encoding outer membrane beta-barrel protein, with translation MSDKQRASNFSLVIITLVLVGYYKLSLAQTATQQLARDQQAAFRPRPERGETVTNRPRPELDRLGVRAGGLFIYPRLGLQEFYNDNIFATDSDEEDDFITLVTPRVDVTSDWTKHAFDLYAQAAIARYADQTGEDFEDFSVGTRGRLDITQRANLRAGVSYDRLHEGRGSPDDVRRRGGSPAVEPTIFDVGSVFLTYQQWLGRFLLESGGEVDRLGYDNVSREDGTIIINDVRDRAIYAGNLKMGYEFMPGYTAFARGEVDYRRYDNLCCAGALNQFDRDSEGYLIEVGTDFDVTAVLLGDVAIGYRSQDYDDPSFDTIGDVAGRASLTWNPTGLTTVSASITRGEVIETVVGGSAAIFETAGQVTVDHELLRNLLLQAAVSVSDQDFQDIDRSDTYVRAGFGANYLMNRYIQLDLNYYYLSLGSNAEGADFTSNTIFLGALFRI, from the coding sequence ATGTCGGACAAACAGCGCGCAAGCAACTTCTCTTTGGTTATCATCACCCTCGTTTTAGTAGGGTATTACAAACTGTCACTGGCACAAACGGCAACGCAACAGCTCGCGCGGGACCAACAGGCGGCCTTTCGTCCTCGACCCGAGCGCGGCGAGACGGTCACGAACCGACCGCGCCCGGAACTCGACCGGCTAGGTGTGCGCGCTGGCGGTCTTTTCATTTATCCGCGCTTGGGGTTGCAGGAATTTTACAACGATAATATCTTTGCTACCGACAGCGACGAAGAAGATGATTTCATCACTTTGGTAACCCCGCGTGTCGACGTGACGTCCGATTGGACTAAGCACGCATTTGACCTGTACGCCCAGGCCGCAATCGCGCGTTACGCCGATCAGACGGGAGAGGATTTTGAGGATTTCTCTGTTGGCACCAGGGGCCGGCTGGATATTACACAAAGGGCTAACCTTCGGGCCGGCGTTAGCTATGACCGATTGCACGAGGGGCGTGGCTCGCCGGATGATGTCCGAAGACGAGGCGGCTCGCCGGCCGTTGAACCCACGATTTTCGATGTCGGCTCGGTATTTCTGACCTATCAGCAATGGCTCGGCCGTTTTCTACTGGAATCGGGTGGAGAGGTGGACCGGCTTGGTTATGATAATGTAAGCAGAGAAGATGGTACAATTATAATTAACGATGTTCGCGACCGCGCGATATACGCCGGTAACCTCAAGATGGGCTATGAGTTTATGCCGGGATACACGGCATTTGCCAGAGGAGAAGTAGATTATCGGCGATACGATAACCTATGCTGCGCCGGCGCCTTAAACCAGTTCGATCGAGACTCGGAAGGGTACTTGATAGAAGTCGGAACCGATTTTGATGTGACGGCGGTTCTGTTGGGCGACGTGGCAATCGGTTATCGATCGCAGGACTACGACGATCCCAGTTTTGACACCATCGGGGATGTCGCCGGTCGCGCGTCACTCACTTGGAACCCGACAGGCCTGACAACGGTTTCCGCTTCGATCACTCGAGGAGAAGTCATAGAGACTGTTGTGGGCGGGTCGGCCGCGATTTTTGAGACAGCGGGCCAAGTGACGGTCGATCATGAGCTGTTGCGCAACCTGTTGCTTCAAGCAGCGGTTTCGGTCAGCGACCAGGATTTTCAGGACATAGACCGTTCTGACACCTACGTCCGAGCCGGATTCGGTGCGAATTACCTGATGAATCGATACATCCAGCTGGATCTGAATTACTATTATCTTAGCCTCGGCTCCAATGCTGAGGGAGCGGATTTCACGAGTAACACGATCTTCCTTGGTGCGCTCTTCCGGATCTAG